Proteins encoded within one genomic window of Acidimicrobiales bacterium:
- a CDS encoding ribokinase, with amino-acid sequence MASKTVCVVGSFMMDVVVRTATRPAVGETVIGRSVDFFLGGKGFNQAVASARYGAPTAMVGRVGTDAFGDEFIDALARLGIHAEFVSRDRTVGTGVGVPIVDDTGANSIIVVPQANLECSPRHIEDAAEVIRNAAVVLAQLELPYDSVAEALRIARDAGVRTVLDPAPMGAESLARFRGLVDLVTPNESEAATIAPDAGDDPATIAAAVAAALDAPAVLLTLGERGALLWHDGHVVKFERHVVKVVDTVGAGDATSGALAAAWAGGASLGDAARVGNAAGALACTIAGAEPSMPHRVAIDQLLGGS; translated from the coding sequence ATGGCCAGTAAGACGGTGTGCGTCGTCGGCTCGTTCATGATGGACGTGGTCGTGCGCACGGCGACGCGGCCGGCGGTCGGCGAGACGGTGATCGGCCGCTCCGTCGACTTCTTCCTCGGCGGCAAGGGGTTCAACCAAGCGGTTGCCAGCGCCCGCTACGGCGCGCCGACGGCGATGGTCGGCCGCGTCGGCACCGACGCCTTCGGCGACGAGTTCATCGACGCGCTGGCGCGCCTGGGCATCCACGCCGAATTCGTGAGCCGCGACCGCACGGTGGGCACGGGTGTCGGCGTGCCGATCGTCGACGACACCGGCGCCAACTCGATCATCGTCGTACCCCAAGCCAACCTCGAGTGCAGCCCCCGACATATCGAGGACGCCGCCGAAGTCATCCGCAACGCCGCGGTCGTCCTGGCGCAGCTCGAGCTGCCCTACGACTCGGTCGCCGAGGCGCTGCGCATCGCCCGCGACGCCGGCGTGCGGACCGTCCTCGATCCCGCCCCGATGGGCGCCGAATCGCTGGCGCGTTTCCGCGGCCTCGTCGATCTCGTCACGCCCAACGAGTCCGAAGCCGCCACCATCGCGCCCGACGCCGGCGACGACCCCGCGACGATCGCCGCGGCCGTCGCCGCTGCCCTCGACGCGCCGGCGGTGCTCCTCACGCTCGGCGAGCGCGGCGCGCTGCTGTGGCACGACGGCCACGTGGTCAAGTTCGAGCGCCACGTCGTGAAGGTCGTCGACACCGTCGGCGCCGGCGACGCCACCAGCGGCGCGCTGGCTGCGGCGTGGGCCGGTGGCGCATCCCTCGGCGACGCGGCGCGGGTCGGCAACGCCGCCGGCGCGCTGGCGTGCACGATCGCCGGCGCCGAACCGTCCATGCCGCACCGGGTGGCGATCGATCAGCTGCTGGGGGGCTCATGA
- a CDS encoding SGNH/GDSL hydrolase family protein — translation MTQRIQLPDDRIEVAGAIAADVTDSGVTPRRIDNAYRHQFPPEVEFLASSPSGVRLRFATDARTVGLELLATHLAVGDVVYAAAVDLLADGQLVNSTPFSDGNVLRVIVETQGFNFEPGGAVTLSFDVPPGAQVLEFWLPNTSIVEARAVTIDDGATLSPAPPDNRRRWVHHGSSISHCMEAYSGSRTWPATAARLADVNLVNLGLAGQCHLDQFTARTMRDTSADLISLKCGINPVNGDTLRLRTFGPALHGFLDTVRDGHPDTPLLVVSPILCPAHEHAPGPTDSTDGKARSAASPVAAEQGALTLTQIRKIIASVVKARRDAGDTNLHYLDGRALFDEADLDDLPDGLHPNGDGYIRMGERFAKLAFGDGGAFAG, via the coding sequence ATGACACAACGCATCCAACTGCCCGACGATCGCATCGAAGTCGCCGGCGCCATCGCCGCGGACGTCACCGACTCGGGCGTGACGCCGCGCCGCATCGACAACGCCTACCGCCACCAGTTCCCGCCGGAGGTCGAGTTTCTGGCGTCGTCACCGAGCGGGGTGCGGTTGCGCTTCGCCACCGACGCGCGCACCGTCGGCCTCGAACTGCTCGCTACCCATCTCGCCGTCGGCGACGTGGTCTACGCCGCTGCCGTAGACCTGCTGGCCGACGGCCAACTCGTCAACTCGACGCCGTTCAGCGACGGCAACGTCCTGCGCGTCATCGTCGAGACGCAGGGATTCAACTTCGAACCCGGCGGTGCCGTCACGTTGTCCTTTGACGTGCCGCCGGGCGCCCAGGTCCTCGAATTCTGGTTGCCCAATACGTCGATCGTGGAGGCGCGGGCCGTCACCATCGACGACGGCGCCACGCTCAGCCCCGCGCCGCCCGACAACCGCCGCAGGTGGGTGCACCACGGCTCGTCGATCAGCCACTGCATGGAGGCCTACAGTGGCTCGCGTACCTGGCCGGCGACCGCCGCCCGGCTGGCGGACGTGAACCTCGTCAACCTCGGCTTGGCCGGTCAGTGCCACCTCGACCAGTTCACGGCCCGCACGATGCGCGACACGTCCGCTGACCTCATCAGCCTCAAGTGCGGCATCAACCCGGTGAACGGCGACACGCTGCGGCTGCGCACGTTCGGCCCGGCGTTGCATGGCTTCCTCGACACCGTGCGTGACGGTCACCCCGACACGCCCCTGCTCGTGGTGTCGCCCATCCTGTGCCCCGCGCACGAGCACGCGCCCGGCCCGACAGATTCGACCGACGGCAAGGCGCGCTCGGCCGCGTCACCGGTCGCCGCCGAGCAGGGAGCGCTCACCCTCACACAGATCCGCAAAATCATCGCTTCGGTCGTAAAGGCGCGCCGCGACGCCGGCGACACGAACCTCCACTACCTCGACGGCCGCGCGCTGTTCGACGAGGCGGACCTCGACGACCTCCCCGACGGGCTGCATCCCAACGGCGACGGCTACATCCGCATGGGCGAGCGCTTCGCCAAACTCGCCTTCGGCGACGGCGGCGCCTTCGCCGGCTAA
- a CDS encoding ABC transporter ATP-binding protein, with protein MAAVIHCERLTKRYGAVDALHELDLDVHDGEVLGFLGPNGAGKTTTIRLLLGLIRPTAGRAELFGLHAERDAVEIHKRVAFVPGEAAMWPTLTGEEILHLLANVHGSVDEPYRRELIDRFDFDPTKKARAYSKGNRQKIVLIAAFASRADLLIMDEPTIGLDPLMEQEFRAAMRDAKDRGQTVFLSSHILSEVEAVADRVAILRAGRLVESGSIDELRIASAVTVEIKFSGRPPALAKVKGVRDVSVDGKSVRCQIAGPIQPLLDALDGHQVVSMFSREPSLEELFLAHYGREPAQS; from the coding sequence ATGGCGGCCGTCATCCATTGCGAGCGGTTGACGAAGCGCTACGGCGCTGTCGACGCCCTGCACGAACTCGACCTCGACGTCCACGACGGCGAGGTGCTCGGCTTCCTCGGGCCCAACGGCGCCGGCAAGACGACGACCATCCGGCTGCTGCTCGGCCTCATCCGTCCGACGGCGGGACGCGCCGAGTTGTTCGGGCTCCACGCCGAGCGCGACGCCGTCGAGATCCACAAGCGGGTGGCGTTCGTTCCGGGCGAGGCGGCGATGTGGCCCACGCTGACCGGTGAGGAGATCCTGCACCTTTTGGCCAACGTGCACGGATCGGTCGACGAGCCGTACCGCCGCGAGTTGATCGATCGCTTCGACTTCGATCCGACCAAGAAGGCGCGCGCGTACAGCAAGGGCAACCGGCAGAAGATCGTGCTGATCGCGGCGTTCGCATCGCGCGCCGACCTGTTGATCATGGACGAGCCGACCATCGGCCTCGACCCGCTGATGGAACAAGAGTTCCGCGCCGCCATGCGCGACGCGAAAGACCGCGGCCAGACCGTGTTCCTGTCGTCCCACATCCTGTCGGAGGTCGAGGCCGTCGCCGATCGCGTCGCCATCCTGCGCGCCGGCCGGCTCGTCGAGTCCGGGTCGATCGACGAGCTGCGCATCGCGTCCGCCGTCACCGTCGAGATCAAGTTCAGCGGGCGGCCGCCGGCGCTGGCGAAGGTGAAGGGCGTGCGCGATGTCAGTGTCGACGGCAAGTCGGTTCGGTGTCAGATCGCCGGCCCGATCCAGCCGCTGCTCGACGCGCTCGACGGTCATCAGGTCGTGAGCATGTTCAGTCGCGAGCCGTCGCTCGAGGAACTTTTCCTGGCGCATTACGGGCGGGAGCCGGCGCAGTCGTGA
- a CDS encoding MFS transporter has product MRPITTDRDLAYRRRWLTLAVLCVSLLVIVLDNTILNVAIPTMAKPKAAGGLAASASQLQWIVDSYTVVFAGLLLTAGSLGDRFGRYRALAIGLVIFGGGSLLSSLATSASMLIATRSLMGIGGAFIMPSTLSLLTNVFLDPIERRKAIGVWAGVAGLGSLGPITGGFLLAHFWWGSVFLVNVPIVIIGLVAGYFLIPDSRDPSAPKLDPLGALLSIAGLGTILWAVIEAPNNGWGASSTLAAFAVGGVILAAFIWWELKTPSPMLNMHFFRNPRFSGASSAIMLTFFTLFGLLFVLTQFLQVVLGFSALKAGLVLGPQALTMLVFAPLSPRWVGKWGNKFVVAGGLVIIAASLGAMARLDQTTAVWEVIGATMIMGLGMANVMAPATDSIMGSLPRAKAGVGSAVNDTTRQAGGAFGVAVLGSLLSSRYASEVTHILGKGAPVLAAVKNNVGAAHGFALTKLNDAPALQRHIIDVSNRAFISGFHYAAVVGVGVLLVTALAVLRFLPSRGDDEPIPEALGLPDDAHVPADITG; this is encoded by the coding sequence ATGCGTCCGATCACGACCGACCGCGACCTCGCGTATCGCCGGCGCTGGCTCACCCTCGCCGTCTTGTGCGTCAGCCTGCTGGTCATCGTGCTGGACAACACGATTCTCAACGTCGCCATCCCGACGATGGCGAAGCCGAAGGCCGCGGGTGGCCTGGCGGCGAGCGCCAGCCAACTCCAGTGGATCGTCGACTCCTACACGGTCGTCTTCGCCGGCTTGCTGCTCACCGCCGGCAGCCTCGGTGACCGATTCGGGCGGTATCGCGCTCTTGCCATCGGTCTTGTCATCTTCGGCGGCGGATCGTTGCTGAGTTCGCTGGCGACCTCCGCGTCGATGCTGATCGCCACCCGCTCGCTCATGGGCATCGGCGGCGCGTTCATCATGCCTTCGACCTTGTCGTTGCTGACCAACGTGTTCCTCGACCCGATCGAGCGGCGCAAGGCGATCGGCGTGTGGGCCGGCGTCGCCGGACTCGGATCGCTCGGCCCCATCACCGGTGGCTTCCTACTGGCGCACTTCTGGTGGGGTTCGGTATTCCTCGTCAACGTACCGATCGTGATCATCGGGCTCGTCGCCGGCTACTTCCTCATTCCCGATTCGCGGGACCCCTCCGCGCCGAAGCTCGACCCGCTCGGGGCGTTGCTGTCGATCGCGGGACTCGGCACGATCCTGTGGGCCGTTATCGAAGCGCCCAACAACGGTTGGGGCGCGTCGTCCACGCTCGCCGCCTTCGCCGTCGGAGGCGTCATCCTCGCCGCCTTCATCTGGTGGGAGCTGAAGACGCCGAGCCCGATGCTCAATATGCACTTCTTCCGCAACCCGCGCTTTTCGGGTGCGAGCAGCGCCATCATGCTGACGTTCTTCACCCTGTTCGGCCTGCTGTTCGTGCTGACGCAGTTCCTCCAGGTCGTGCTCGGGTTCTCCGCACTCAAGGCCGGACTCGTCCTCGGGCCCCAGGCGCTCACGATGCTGGTGTTCGCCCCGCTGTCACCGCGCTGGGTCGGCAAGTGGGGCAACAAGTTCGTCGTCGCCGGCGGCCTCGTCATCATCGCCGCCAGCCTCGGTGCGATGGCGCGGCTCGACCAGACGACCGCCGTGTGGGAGGTCATCGGCGCCACGATGATCATGGGTCTGGGCATGGCCAACGTGATGGCGCCGGCCACCGACTCGATCATGGGATCGCTGCCGCGGGCCAAGGCGGGCGTCGGGTCAGCCGTGAACGACACGACGCGGCAAGCGGGCGGCGCCTTCGGTGTGGCGGTGCTCGGTTCGCTGCTGTCGTCGCGCTACGCCAGCGAAGTCACCCACATCCTCGGCAAGGGGGCGCCCGTCCTCGCCGCCGTCAAGAACAACGTCGGCGCCGCGCACGGCTTCGCCCTGACCAAGCTGAACGACGCCCCGGCGTTGCAGCGCCACATCATCGACGTGTCGAACCGGGCCTTCATCAGCGGCTTCCACTACGCGGCGGTCGTCGGCGTGGGTGTGCTGCTCGTAACCGCGTTGGCCGTGTTGCGCTTCCTGCCGTCGCGGGGCGACGACGAGCCGATCCCCGAGGCGCTAGGCCTCCCAGACGACGCGCACGTTCCGGCGGATATCACCGGCTGA
- a CDS encoding glycoside hydrolase family 3 C-terminal domain-containing protein, giving the protein MSDRIEKLLAEMTLEEKVSLLAGEDWWHTPAIDRLGVPQLKVSDGPAGVRGAHVSGGPASASFPCGTALGATWDTGLLREVGVALAGELRSKGATVILAPTVNLHRTPLAGRNFECFSEDPFLTARLSAAYIDGVQSQGMATTVKHFVANDSEFERMTISSEVPERALRELYLVPFESAVAAGTHAMMTAYNKVYGTWCGENGFIMETIAREEWGYDGLFMSDWFGTHSTVDAAEAGLDLEMPGPSAYRGDLLTKAVTAGDLDEDIVTERARRVLQLMERTGVLDGSGPAGERYDDNAATNDLLRRVARRAIVLLRNENDVLPLHASALNTVALVGPLAATASTQGGGSAGVLPPYEVSPLQGLRDALGDGVSITTARGATLGRGAAQIDPNQWDGGLRVSYFAGLDVAGEAVLQETTPRSAFRWDAQFEPAGVGEPWSCHVEGTFTAEFDGLHTFSARTLDRCRLWVSDAVFVDEWDSAGERRTIAGTVQLAAGESVTVRLDYASIFEAHMFGSLLDIRVLEPIPDDLQAAAVDAARNAEVAIVVVGMDSTWESEGFDRKSIDLPPGQDELIRAVATVNPNTVVVVNAGAPVAMPWRDEVAAIVQLWYLGQEAGNALADVLTGAVDAAGRLPTTFAHRLADIPAMLNYPGENGEVLYGEGLFVGYRAFDQTKVEPLFPFGFGLSYTTFAFGEPTTSAPTTGPGRGLTVSVPVTNTGARAGECVVQLYVRDVESSLVRPEKELKGFARIALDAGATGSVDIALDDRAFQFWDPAAHAWRAEAGEFELLLGASAGDIRRNVRVVWEA; this is encoded by the coding sequence ATGAGCGACCGCATCGAGAAGCTGCTGGCCGAAATGACCCTCGAGGAGAAGGTCTCGCTTCTCGCGGGCGAGGACTGGTGGCACACGCCGGCCATCGACCGCCTCGGCGTGCCGCAGCTCAAGGTCAGCGACGGGCCCGCCGGCGTGCGCGGCGCCCACGTCAGTGGTGGCCCGGCGAGCGCGTCGTTCCCGTGCGGCACCGCGCTCGGTGCCACGTGGGACACCGGCTTGCTGCGTGAAGTCGGCGTTGCTCTCGCGGGCGAGCTGCGGTCCAAGGGGGCGACGGTCATCCTGGCGCCGACGGTGAACCTGCACCGCACGCCGCTGGCCGGGCGCAACTTCGAGTGCTTCAGCGAGGACCCGTTCCTCACCGCCCGTCTGTCCGCCGCCTACATCGACGGCGTGCAGAGCCAGGGCATGGCGACCACCGTCAAGCACTTCGTCGCCAACGACTCCGAGTTCGAGCGCATGACGATCAGCTCCGAGGTGCCCGAGCGCGCCCTGCGCGAGCTGTACCTCGTGCCGTTCGAGTCGGCGGTCGCCGCGGGCACGCACGCCATGATGACGGCGTACAACAAGGTGTACGGCACCTGGTGCGGCGAGAACGGCTTCATCATGGAGACGATCGCGCGGGAGGAGTGGGGCTACGACGGGCTGTTCATGTCCGACTGGTTCGGCACGCACAGCACCGTCGACGCCGCCGAAGCCGGTCTCGACCTAGAGATGCCGGGGCCCTCTGCCTATCGCGGTGATCTCCTGACCAAGGCTGTCACCGCGGGCGATCTCGACGAGGACATCGTCACCGAACGGGCGCGGCGGGTGCTGCAGCTCATGGAGCGCACCGGCGTCCTCGACGGCAGCGGGCCGGCGGGGGAAAGATACGACGACAACGCGGCGACGAACGATCTCCTCCGGCGCGTGGCGCGGCGCGCCATCGTGCTGCTGCGCAACGAGAACGACGTGCTGCCGTTGCACGCGAGCGCCTTGAACACGGTCGCACTCGTCGGCCCGCTGGCAGCCACCGCGTCGACGCAGGGCGGTGGCAGCGCCGGCGTGTTGCCGCCCTACGAGGTGTCGCCGCTGCAGGGCCTGCGCGACGCGCTGGGCGACGGCGTCTCGATCACCACCGCGCGCGGGGCCACCCTCGGTCGCGGCGCGGCGCAGATCGACCCCAACCAGTGGGACGGTGGCCTGCGGGTCAGCTACTTCGCCGGCCTCGACGTCGCCGGCGAGGCGGTGCTGCAAGAGACGACGCCGCGCTCCGCGTTCCGCTGGGATGCGCAGTTCGAACCGGCGGGCGTCGGCGAGCCGTGGTCGTGCCACGTCGAGGGCACGTTCACCGCCGAGTTCGACGGACTGCACACCTTCAGCGCCCGGACGCTCGACCGCTGCCGCTTGTGGGTCAGCGACGCCGTGTTCGTCGACGAGTGGGACTCCGCGGGCGAGCGCCGCACGATCGCGGGCACGGTGCAACTCGCCGCGGGCGAGTCCGTCACCGTGCGCCTCGACTACGCGTCGATCTTCGAGGCGCACATGTTCGGCTCGCTGCTCGACATCCGGGTGCTCGAGCCCATTCCCGACGACTTGCAGGCGGCCGCAGTCGACGCCGCCCGCAATGCGGAGGTCGCGATCGTCGTCGTCGGCATGGACTCGACGTGGGAGTCCGAGGGTTTCGACCGCAAGAGCATCGACTTGCCGCCCGGTCAAGACGAACTGATCCGCGCGGTGGCGACCGTGAATCCCAACACCGTCGTGGTCGTGAACGCCGGTGCGCCCGTGGCCATGCCGTGGCGCGACGAGGTCGCGGCGATCGTGCAGCTGTGGTACCTCGGCCAGGAAGCGGGCAACGCGCTAGCCGACGTGCTCACGGGCGCCGTGGACGCGGCCGGCCGCCTGCCGACGACGTTCGCTCACCGCCTCGCGGACATCCCGGCGATGCTCAACTACCCCGGCGAGAACGGCGAGGTGCTCTACGGCGAAGGATTGTTCGTCGGCTACCGCGCCTTCGACCAGACGAAGGTCGAGCCGCTGTTCCCGTTCGGCTTCGGCCTGTCCTACACGACCTTCGCCTTCGGTGAGCCAACGACGTCGGCGCCTACGACCGGACCGGGCCGCGGCCTCACCGTGTCGGTGCCGGTCACCAACACGGGGGCGCGGGCCGGAGAGTGCGTGGTGCAGCTCTACGTGCGGGATGTCGAGTCGTCACTCGTGCGGCCCGAGAAGGAGCTCAAAGGCTTCGCCCGCATCGCGCTCGACGCCGGGGCGACGGGCAGCGTCGACATCGCGCTCGACGACCGTGCGTTCCAGTTCTGGGACCCGGCGGCACACGCGTGGCGCGCTGAGGCGGGCGAGTTCGAACTCCTCCTCGGCGCGTCAGCCGGTGATATCCGCCGGAACGTGCGCGTCGTCTGGGAGGCCTAG
- a CDS encoding class I SAM-dependent methyltransferase, translating to MTDWDGAEYQARFDKLAASGADVHGEVDFVMRFHPATVLDAGCGSGRVAIELARRGVQVVGADVNASMLDEAQRRAPDLTWVRSDLAALDLGRLFDVVVMAGNVPLFTPAENRAALVAGCARHVAPGGVLVSGFSLGREVELTDYDSYCVAAGLTLAERYATWDGDPFPGDGTYAVSVHRQQSPA from the coding sequence ATGACGGACTGGGACGGGGCCGAATACCAAGCGCGCTTCGACAAGCTGGCGGCGTCGGGCGCCGACGTGCACGGCGAGGTCGACTTCGTGATGCGCTTTCATCCGGCGACGGTGCTCGACGCCGGTTGCGGCAGTGGCCGCGTCGCCATCGAGCTGGCGCGCCGCGGGGTCCAGGTGGTCGGCGCCGACGTCAACGCGTCGATGCTGGACGAGGCGCAGCGGCGCGCGCCGGATCTGACATGGGTCCGGTCCGACCTCGCCGCCCTTGACCTCGGCCGCCTGTTCGACGTCGTCGTCATGGCGGGCAACGTGCCGCTGTTCACGCCGGCGGAAAACCGCGCCGCGCTCGTCGCCGGTTGCGCGCGCCACGTAGCACCCGGCGGCGTGCTCGTCTCGGGCTTCTCCCTCGGTCGCGAGGTCGAACTGACCGACTACGACAGCTACTGCGTCGCCGCGGGCCTGACCCTGGCTGAGCGTTACGCCACCTGGGACGGCGACCCGTTTCCGGGTGACGGCACCTATGCCGTGTCGGTGCATCGGCAACAATCACCCGCATGA
- a CDS encoding cation diffusion facilitator family transporter — translation MHEGGVKAIIAAFLANLGIAAAKLVGFVFTGSASMLAEAIHSAADTTNQGLLMLGRRKAQQPATADHPFGYGRERFFWSFIVALVIFSFGAVFALFEGVDKLRHPHHLDSAGWAVGILLFAVVMEGYSFRTAINESRALKGTGSWWAFIRRSRVPELPVLLLEDFGALVGLTFALAGVALAEATGNTRFDALGSVAIGVLLLFIAATLVVEMKSLLIGESATRSQRELIQHAIVEHPKTAKLIYMRTEHLGPEELLVGAKIEFVDCMDARALAAAIDDVEVAIRVAVPAARIIYIEPDIFRP, via the coding sequence GTGCACGAAGGCGGCGTCAAAGCGATCATCGCCGCGTTCCTCGCCAACCTCGGGATCGCGGCGGCGAAACTGGTCGGCTTCGTGTTCACCGGTTCGGCCTCGATGCTGGCCGAGGCCATCCACTCCGCCGCCGACACCACCAATCAGGGCTTGCTCATGCTGGGGCGGCGCAAGGCGCAGCAGCCGGCCACGGCTGACCACCCGTTCGGCTACGGCCGCGAGCGGTTCTTCTGGTCCTTCATCGTTGCGCTGGTCATCTTCTCGTTCGGTGCCGTGTTCGCCCTTTTCGAGGGCGTCGACAAGCTCCGCCACCCGCACCACCTCGACTCAGCCGGCTGGGCGGTGGGAATCCTGCTGTTCGCCGTCGTGATGGAGGGCTACTCGTTCCGCACCGCCATCAACGAGAGCCGCGCTCTCAAGGGCACCGGTTCGTGGTGGGCCTTCATCCGCCGCTCACGCGTCCCGGAATTACCGGTCCTGCTGCTCGAGGACTTCGGAGCACTCGTCGGCCTGACGTTCGCGCTGGCGGGCGTCGCCCTCGCCGAAGCGACGGGCAACACGCGCTTCGACGCCTTGGGCAGCGTCGCCATCGGCGTGCTGTTGCTGTTCATCGCCGCCACTCTGGTGGTGGAGATGAAGAGCCTGCTGATCGGCGAGTCGGCGACGCGATCACAGCGCGAACTCATTCAACACGCGATCGTCGAGCATCCGAAGACGGCGAAGCTCATCTACATGCGTACCGAGCACCTCGGTCCCGAAGAACTGCTCGTGGGCGCCAAGATCGAGTTCGTCGACTGCATGGACGCGCGGGCGCTCGCAGCGGCCATCGACGACGTCGAAGTCGCTATTCGCGTCGCGGTGCCCGCCGCCCGGATCATCTACATCGAGCCCGACATCTTCCGCCCCTGA
- a CDS encoding maleylpyruvate isomerase N-terminal domain-containing protein, giving the protein MGDGPAIARAIAVAQDAIAAVAQHLDDAGWHAPTLLPGWDRLTVLCHLRYGGEAIERMVRAGLAGAPTLYYPEGRLEQRPGTLHPQPGESPADVLASFVEGGARLDATLATLREDDFRVEIHEPVGTFDIGTQTVEQLLTLRLTEVEVHGGDLLLGLDTWSDTLVAAGLPLRFERLANRLANQPPIDRSYEGTWLLRTTEGDAWTVTLEPRRAEVRYADYDTRSDATITATRRDLLALLLGRPLETEAVYAGDVELAAAFTKAFPGP; this is encoded by the coding sequence ATGGGCGACGGCCCGGCGATTGCGCGGGCCATCGCCGTCGCGCAGGACGCCATCGCGGCGGTGGCACAACATCTCGACGACGCCGGTTGGCATGCGCCGACGTTGCTGCCTGGCTGGGACCGACTCACCGTGCTGTGCCATCTCCGCTACGGCGGCGAGGCGATCGAGCGCATGGTGCGCGCCGGCCTGGCCGGTGCGCCGACGCTCTACTACCCCGAAGGCCGTCTCGAGCAGCGACCGGGCACGCTGCACCCGCAGCCAGGGGAGTCGCCCGCGGACGTGCTGGCGTCCTTCGTCGAAGGTGGGGCGCGGCTCGACGCCACGCTGGCGACGCTGCGCGAGGACGACTTTCGCGTCGAGATCCACGAGCCGGTCGGCACCTTCGACATCGGCACGCAGACCGTCGAGCAGTTGCTCACCCTGCGCTTGACGGAGGTCGAAGTGCACGGCGGCGACCTGTTACTCGGCCTCGACACGTGGAGCGACACCCTCGTCGCCGCCGGGTTACCGCTGCGCTTCGAGCGGCTCGCCAACCGCCTCGCCAATCAGCCGCCCATCGACCGCAGCTACGAAGGAACGTGGCTGCTGCGCACGACCGAGGGCGACGCGTGGACTGTCACCCTCGAACCGCGGCGGGCCGAAGTGCGCTACGCCGACTACGACACGCGCAGCGACGCCACCATCACCGCGACCCGCCGCGACCTGCTGGCGCTGCTGCTGGGTCGGCCGCTCGAAACCGAGGCGGTGTATGCCGGCGACGTCGAACTCGCCGCCGCGTTCACGAAGGCGTTCCCAGGTCCCTGA
- a CDS encoding SDR family NAD(P)-dependent oxidoreductase: protein MESFADKLAVVTGGGTGMGRELVIQLAAEGASVATCDVNPDTLAETQKLAREASPSSDNAITTHIADVSDETQVLMFRDEVVQQHDTDYINLLFNNAGVGGAFSFVDGDRAGWERTFNICWGGVYLCARAFVPLLVASDDGYLVNTSSVNGFYASVGAGVPHTAYSAAKFAVKGFSEALIEDFRTNAPHVKVAVVMPGHIGTDILKNTPDILGGEQDIATIREQMAKRGFDSSGMSDDDVANIRTMMAEGFKSSAPTTAAQAATIILDGVRAGKWRILVGEDAEKLDAAVRADPEHAYDEGMPMFSLIGNQ from the coding sequence ATGGAATCTTTCGCGGACAAGTTGGCGGTGGTCACCGGTGGTGGCACGGGCATGGGGCGCGAGCTCGTCATCCAGTTGGCGGCGGAAGGGGCGTCGGTCGCCACCTGCGACGTCAACCCCGACACGCTCGCCGAGACCCAGAAACTGGCGCGCGAAGCATCACCGTCGAGCGACAACGCGATCACCACTCACATCGCCGACGTGTCGGACGAGACCCAGGTGCTGATGTTCCGCGACGAGGTCGTCCAGCAGCACGACACCGACTACATCAACCTGCTGTTCAACAACGCCGGCGTCGGCGGCGCCTTCAGCTTCGTCGACGGCGACCGTGCGGGGTGGGAGCGCACGTTCAACATCTGCTGGGGCGGTGTCTATCTCTGCGCCCGCGCCTTCGTGCCGCTACTGGTGGCCAGCGACGACGGCTATCTCGTCAACACGTCGAGCGTCAACGGCTTCTACGCCTCGGTCGGCGCCGGCGTGCCGCACACCGCGTACAGCGCGGCGAAGTTCGCCGTGAAGGGATTCAGCGAAGCGCTGATCGAGGACTTCCGCACGAACGCCCCGCACGTGAAGGTCGCCGTGGTGATGCCGGGCCACATCGGCACCGACATCCTGAAGAACACGCCCGACATCCTCGGCGGCGAGCAGGACATCGCGACAATCCGCGAGCAGATGGCCAAGCGCGGTTTCGACAGCTCCGGTATGAGCGACGACGACGTCGCGAACATCCGCACGATGATGGCCGAGGGATTCAAGTCCAGCGCGCCCACGACAGCCGCGCAGGCGGCAACGATCATCCTCGACGGCGTGCGCGCCGGGAAGTGGCGGATCCTCGTGGGCGAAGACGCCGAGAAGCTCGACGCCGCGGTGCGCGCCGATCCGGAGCACGCCTACGACGAAGGCATGCCCATGTTCAGCCTCATCGGCAACCAGTAG